The following coding sequences lie in one Alloacidobacterium dinghuense genomic window:
- a CDS encoding response regulator — protein sequence MSLLANFKIRTKVLIALLPLVVMVIVGATYASIEMQRIDGWYSNLINNDVKALHDLTIARSLSTQFGLLLYKEIAETDVDTMEVIDAHLEETVTQFHESVDEAKRASLNLGSTIDVATTQFDLVVSDSRPVRAATLASDNVKAMQLMRGKLDPELLKARQALIQLDDGLRSTLDQRSEELTLRTHRTILFTWIVITLGLTASFILALTIVQVEVVKVVLSFRGRILDVVAGRLDEPITNLHRPNEIGEMSRALQALQAAARERETQGWVKAEVAATVERLQSADDSAEFATILLSRISESFNLLYGAFYLAEQDRARFARVGAFATDISTKPREFALGEALVGQAAIERRTLQIASTTDEPLQVSAGVGIVTPACVLFVPVINQDAVLAVIELAPSVAVSARQQALLDALLPTVALNTKILLSKLETRKLLEQTRVQAAELAVAKEAAEAATKAKSDFLANMSHEIRTPMNAIIGMTHLALKTQLSPKQEDYLKKVKSAAQALLGIINDILDFSKIEAGKLDIEKTDFRLENVLDNLSTIVGQKAHDKNLEFLIAPQHDIPPNLIGDPLRLGQILINLVNNAVKFTERGEVLVTVALEEQLADRVKVRFSVRDSGIGMTPEQSARLFQAFAQADTSTTRKYGGTGLGLSISKRLVEMMEGNIWAESEPGVGSTFHFNAWFGIGTAEKHKRFIPDLAGVRALVVDDNAQACEILTDALRVFALKAESVSSGEDAVREIVAADSQDPYRLVLMDWHMPGMDGLEASRIIKRSDRLQHIPKIVMVTAFGRDDIRAKAEEIGIDSYLLKPVNSSLLYDTLVDLFGVAGPEEHRSLARKDDAVLHDATGIRILLVEDNEMNQQVATELLESAGAIVTLANHGGEAVKILTEGDRPPPFDVVFMDLQMPEMDGITATRLLRSDPRLQKFPIIAMTAHALVEERQRCLDAGMNDHVPKPIDPDTLFSTLLRWAKPRPKQTAEAQEKTVSTPDEERLPEIAGINMADGLNRVAGNKHLYRNLLMQFAAKQGDAASEILAAIASGDLKLAERVAHTAKGVAGNLGITDVQSAAQNLEKAIRDGSDSVLPLLDEFAAILGTQVDIIKRVLHEPQFNKSDEVQPPFNGEATADAISQLKSLLQASDGAAEEVFHRLQEAVGVVVEKSKLDALGAFISEFDFEKALVTLDEITDDVSAKREVK from the coding sequence ATGAGTCTGCTGGCTAACTTCAAGATTCGGACCAAGGTTCTAATTGCCCTGCTCCCGCTGGTCGTCATGGTTATCGTAGGGGCGACGTATGCATCGATCGAAATGCAGAGAATCGACGGTTGGTACAGCAACCTGATCAACAACGATGTCAAAGCACTTCACGATCTGACCATTGCTCGTTCACTAAGCACTCAATTCGGGCTTCTCCTGTATAAGGAGATTGCAGAAACTGACGTCGACACGATGGAGGTGATCGACGCGCATCTCGAAGAGACTGTGACACAATTTCACGAGTCCGTCGACGAAGCGAAGCGTGCCAGTCTAAATCTTGGAAGCACGATTGACGTCGCTACTACCCAATTCGATCTGGTGGTCTCTGATTCACGGCCTGTACGAGCCGCAACCTTGGCCAGTGACAACGTCAAGGCCATGCAACTGATGCGTGGGAAATTAGACCCTGAATTGCTCAAGGCCCGACAAGCTCTGATCCAGTTGGATGATGGGTTGAGGTCGACACTTGACCAACGATCGGAGGAACTCACTCTTAGGACCCATCGCACAATTCTGTTCACGTGGATCGTAATAACACTTGGTCTGACCGCATCCTTTATTCTTGCGCTCACGATCGTACAGGTCGAGGTGGTGAAGGTGGTGTTATCATTCCGCGGCCGCATTCTGGATGTGGTGGCTGGACGTCTGGATGAACCAATCACCAATCTCCACCGCCCCAATGAGATTGGCGAGATGAGCCGTGCCTTGCAGGCCTTGCAGGCCGCCGCCCGAGAGCGCGAGACGCAGGGATGGGTCAAAGCTGAGGTCGCTGCCACGGTTGAGCGACTGCAATCAGCAGACGACTCAGCGGAGTTCGCTACAATCCTGCTCTCGCGGATCTCGGAGTCGTTCAATCTCCTGTATGGCGCGTTCTATCTAGCTGAACAAGACCGTGCGCGCTTCGCTCGCGTCGGCGCATTCGCAACGGATATTTCGACAAAACCGCGGGAGTTTGCGCTTGGCGAGGCCCTGGTGGGCCAAGCCGCTATCGAGCGACGTACCCTTCAGATTGCTTCGACGACGGATGAGCCTCTCCAGGTTTCTGCAGGTGTCGGGATCGTGACGCCTGCGTGCGTCCTCTTTGTACCGGTGATCAATCAAGACGCTGTTCTGGCTGTTATTGAGTTGGCGCCTTCCGTCGCAGTGTCAGCACGCCAGCAGGCGCTTCTCGACGCGCTCTTACCCACCGTGGCGCTCAATACCAAGATCCTTCTCAGCAAGCTTGAGACGAGGAAACTGCTGGAACAGACACGTGTACAGGCTGCAGAGCTGGCAGTTGCGAAAGAAGCCGCAGAAGCGGCCACAAAAGCCAAGTCGGATTTTCTGGCCAACATGAGCCATGAAATCCGAACACCGATGAACGCCATCATCGGCATGACACATCTTGCTTTGAAGACCCAACTATCTCCTAAGCAGGAAGACTATCTGAAGAAGGTGAAATCTGCAGCGCAGGCGCTCCTTGGGATAATCAACGACATCCTCGATTTCTCCAAGATCGAAGCGGGCAAGCTTGATATCGAGAAGACAGATTTCAGGCTGGAAAACGTCCTCGACAATCTATCGACGATTGTTGGTCAGAAGGCTCACGACAAGAACCTCGAATTTTTGATCGCACCACAGCACGACATCCCGCCCAATCTGATCGGCGACCCACTACGCCTTGGACAAATTCTGATCAACCTCGTAAATAACGCGGTCAAGTTCACCGAACGCGGCGAGGTGCTAGTGACAGTTGCTCTGGAAGAGCAGCTGGCAGACCGCGTCAAGGTGAGGTTCTCAGTCCGCGACAGTGGCATAGGCATGACACCCGAGCAGAGCGCTCGCCTGTTCCAAGCGTTCGCGCAGGCGGACACCTCGACGACGCGAAAGTACGGCGGCACCGGGCTCGGGCTATCAATTTCTAAGCGCTTGGTAGAGATGATGGAGGGTAACATCTGGGCCGAAAGTGAGCCTGGCGTAGGCAGCACCTTTCATTTCAATGCCTGGTTCGGCATTGGAACCGCAGAGAAACACAAACGCTTCATCCCTGATCTGGCGGGTGTTCGCGCCCTCGTTGTCGATGACAACGCACAGGCGTGCGAGATTCTGACCGATGCACTACGCGTATTCGCGCTCAAAGCTGAATCGGTTTCGTCCGGGGAGGATGCCGTGCGGGAAATCGTGGCCGCAGATTCTCAGGATCCTTATCGACTGGTGTTGATGGATTGGCACATGCCAGGGATGGACGGTCTGGAGGCGAGCCGCATCATCAAGCGCAGTGATCGGCTGCAGCACATTCCAAAAATCGTGATGGTGACAGCATTCGGAAGAGACGACATCCGGGCGAAAGCGGAGGAAATTGGAATCGACAGCTACTTGCTGAAGCCTGTCAATTCGTCGCTGCTCTATGACACTCTTGTCGATTTGTTCGGTGTTGCGGGGCCCGAGGAGCACCGTTCTCTCGCGAGAAAAGACGACGCCGTTTTGCACGACGCGACCGGCATCCGGATCCTGCTGGTTGAAGACAACGAGATGAACCAGCAGGTTGCCACGGAATTGCTGGAGAGCGCCGGAGCAATCGTAACCTTGGCCAATCATGGTGGAGAAGCAGTAAAAATCCTGACTGAAGGCGATCGGCCTCCGCCATTCGATGTGGTGTTCATGGACCTGCAAATGCCCGAGATGGACGGTATCACCGCAACCAGGCTGCTGCGGAGTGATCCACGTTTGCAGAAGTTCCCAATTATCGCAATGACCGCTCATGCTCTTGTTGAAGAACGCCAACGCTGCCTCGATGCAGGCATGAACGATCATGTGCCGAAACCGATTGATCCGGATACCCTGTTTTCCACTTTGCTGCGATGGGCAAAACCGCGTCCAAAGCAAACCGCCGAGGCGCAAGAAAAAACCGTAAGCACCCCTGATGAGGAGAGACTACCGGAGATCGCAGGCATCAATATGGCGGACGGCCTGAATCGCGTTGCGGGTAACAAGCATCTCTACCGCAATCTGCTGATGCAATTTGCCGCGAAACAAGGCGACGCCGCCTCCGAGATTCTGGCTGCAATTGCGAGCGGGGATCTCAAGCTGGCGGAACGCGTCGCTCATACGGCGAAAGGCGTCGCCGGAAATCTTGGAATAACCGATGTCCAGTCTGCGGCTCAGAACCTGGAAAAAGCAATTCGCGACGGAAGTGACTCGGTCCTCCCACTGCTCGACGAGTTTGCAGCAATCCTTGGAACTCAGGTTGACATCATCAAGCGCGTATTGCACGAACCGCAGTTCAACAAAAGCGACGAAGTGCAGCCGCCGTTCAATGGAGAAGCGACAGCTGATGCGATCTCTCAACTCAAAAGCCTGCTCCAGGCAAGTGACGGAGCTGCGGAAGAGGTATTTCATCGTCTTCAGGAAGCGGTTGGAGTAGTTGTGGAGAAATCCAAACTAGATGCGTTAGGCGCTTTCATCAGTGAGTTTGATTTTGAGAAAGCGCTCGTAACGCTTGATGAGATCACTGACGATGTGAGCGCGAAACGGGAAGTGAAATGA
- a CDS encoding GH92 family glycosyl hydrolase, translated as MQILLGVMMRKVEWSDRWIGWSAGLLILLAVGAATAWTQASDNVGGDPAALVNPLIGTTNGGNDYPGVTLPLGMFAWSPEEPRNRPRQQVQGVPGSMHDDRGRPAAPGGYEYSANRISGFSLTHLMGTGCAGASGDIPFMPYVGEVTSSPADDAGAEIYGSTFSHDEETAKVGYYKVKLANGVTTELTTTLRTGSGRFTYPAGKPAVMLVRTAYSETGSTDARVKIDAANRTVSGSVTSGNFCGYLGTADRRSYYTLYFVAHFDAPFLSIGTWQDSVARPKSKEAHGGTTYGPKGFVPPGKGSGGWMVLDTSKSASVGVSVGISYVSKENAEANLRAENPAGTTFETVRETAHVAWKNALSRIEIEGGTHDEQVVFYTALYHTLMGENLYSDADGHYTGMDGKVHTVAAPQKAQYSTFSGWDVYRSQLQLLTLLEPEIAGDFAQSLLNQANQNGGEWDRWTHNSGITHVMNGDPAAPAIADILAFGGTNFDTKAAYKSLLQAAIVPTAHDLSNEGCEVECVGQRPSLDQWLKLHYIPVGANAWGPAADTLEDATADFAVSELARRMGDDTTRRQFLERAQYWKNIFNPQATPEGSYIQNRNADGTWPKFDPASDDGFVEGSAAQYLWMVPFNEKGLFTMLGGMEKASQRLNAFFYNPDGSLAVTQSGGLHAELSNEPSIETPWLFDFLGQPWKTQEAVRRVLNTIWTNSPKGMPGNDDLGEMSSWYVWSAMGMYPEIPGRAELVLGSPLFTAIHIRRAAGDIVVKAHGAGTNAPYVQSLKVNGESTMKTWLPENFVEHGGTLEFELSGTPDKQWGTKAEDAPPSFEP; from the coding sequence GTGCAGATCCTGTTGGGAGTGATGATGCGCAAGGTGGAGTGGAGCGATCGGTGGATTGGGTGGTCGGCTGGGTTGTTGATCTTGTTAGCGGTGGGCGCGGCAACTGCGTGGACGCAAGCAAGTGACAATGTGGGAGGCGATCCGGCGGCGCTGGTGAATCCGCTGATCGGGACGACGAATGGAGGCAACGACTACCCAGGCGTAACATTGCCACTGGGCATGTTTGCGTGGAGCCCGGAAGAACCGCGGAACCGTCCGCGGCAGCAGGTGCAGGGCGTGCCCGGGTCGATGCACGACGACCGTGGGCGTCCCGCGGCTCCGGGCGGCTATGAGTATTCGGCTAATCGTATCAGCGGATTTTCATTAACGCACCTGATGGGCACGGGTTGCGCCGGCGCCAGCGGTGATATTCCGTTTATGCCGTATGTCGGCGAGGTGACCTCATCGCCGGCAGACGATGCAGGCGCAGAAATTTATGGCAGCACATTTTCACATGACGAGGAGACGGCAAAGGTCGGCTATTACAAGGTTAAGCTCGCGAATGGCGTGACGACGGAATTGACGACCACGCTCCGCACCGGGTCGGGACGCTTCACTTACCCCGCAGGCAAGCCGGCGGTCATGCTCGTGCGTACCGCGTATTCCGAAACCGGAAGCACGGACGCGCGTGTAAAGATTGACGCGGCAAACCGAACAGTTTCAGGATCAGTGACTAGCGGCAACTTCTGTGGATATCTCGGCACCGCCGACCGCCGTAGTTACTACACGCTGTATTTTGTGGCGCATTTCGATGCGCCGTTCTTGAGCATTGGCACTTGGCAGGATTCGGTCGCGCGACCGAAGTCGAAGGAAGCGCACGGTGGCACGACTTACGGCCCAAAGGGATTCGTCCCCCCAGGAAAGGGATCGGGCGGATGGATGGTACTCGACACTTCAAAGTCTGCAAGCGTAGGTGTGAGCGTTGGCATTTCGTATGTGAGCAAAGAAAATGCCGAGGCGAATTTGCGCGCAGAGAATCCTGCGGGAACCACGTTTGAGACAGTGCGCGAGACGGCACACGTAGCCTGGAAGAATGCGCTGAGCCGCATCGAGATCGAAGGCGGCACGCATGACGAGCAGGTGGTCTTCTACACTGCTCTCTACCACACACTCATGGGCGAGAACCTGTACAGCGACGCAGACGGCCACTACACAGGCATGGACGGAAAGGTGCACACAGTCGCTGCACCGCAAAAGGCGCAGTACAGCACCTTCTCCGGCTGGGATGTGTACCGTTCACAGTTACAATTACTGACTTTGCTGGAGCCCGAGATAGCCGGAGACTTCGCCCAATCATTACTGAACCAAGCGAACCAGAACGGAGGCGAGTGGGACCGCTGGACGCATAACTCGGGAATCACCCACGTCATGAACGGCGACCCGGCAGCACCGGCGATTGCCGACATTCTGGCCTTCGGCGGCACAAACTTCGATACGAAGGCCGCCTACAAATCGCTGTTACAGGCGGCTATCGTGCCAACTGCACATGACCTGAGCAATGAGGGATGCGAAGTCGAGTGCGTGGGGCAGCGACCCTCTCTCGATCAATGGTTAAAGCTGCATTACATCCCCGTAGGCGCAAATGCCTGGGGGCCGGCAGCAGACACTCTGGAAGACGCTACGGCGGATTTCGCTGTGTCGGAGCTGGCGCGCCGCATGGGCGATGACACAACGCGCAGACAGTTCCTGGAGCGGGCGCAGTACTGGAAGAACATTTTTAACCCGCAGGCGACGCCGGAGGGTAGCTATATCCAGAATCGCAATGCCGACGGCACATGGCCGAAGTTTGATCCCGCGTCCGACGATGGCTTCGTGGAAGGCAGCGCCGCACAGTACCTGTGGATGGTGCCCTTCAATGAGAAGGGGCTGTTCACAATGCTGGGCGGGATGGAAAAAGCGAGCCAGCGCTTGAATGCATTCTTCTACAACCCGGATGGCAGCCTGGCGGTAACACAGTCCGGCGGCCTGCACGCAGAGTTGAGCAACGAGCCTTCCATTGAGACGCCGTGGCTATTCGATTTTCTGGGGCAGCCGTGGAAGACGCAGGAAGCTGTGCGCCGGGTACTGAACACCATCTGGACAAACTCCCCAAAGGGCATGCCTGGCAATGACGACCTGGGTGAGATGTCGTCGTGGTATGTGTGGTCAGCGATGGGCATGTATCCGGAGATTCCAGGGCGCGCGGAACTAGTGCTTGGGAGTCCGTTGTTTACGGCGATACACATCCGGCGCGCCGCAGGCGATATCGTCGTGAAAGCGCACGGTGCTGGAACCAATGCACCTTACGTGCAAAGCCTGAAGGTGAATGGAGAGAGCACGATGAAGACCTGGCTGCCAGAGAATTTTGTGGAGCACGGCGGGACGCTGGAATTTGAGCTGAGCGGAACACCGGATAAGCAATGGGGAACCAAAGCCGAAGATGCGCCGCCCTCGTTCGAGCCATGA
- a CDS encoding 3-keto-disaccharide hydrolase, producing MKLQRIGFITVTAIAMIFAGTLMRAQAASSGSSSSSAGPFLGRWDLTLKSPDRDYPSWLEIRQEDGQLKAQMVGRWGNARPLPKVEVSDGQLTFVSPKDEEGSKTDLVFQARLTGKTLTGTVNGPDGKTWQWVGVKAPALVKTGEPKWGKPIQLFNGKDLTGWKMSAPGPPVWTAKDGNLVSPGNGPELISDTKFQDFKLHLEFNCGKDSNSGVYIRGRYEVQIETESEAEPPSHHTGGVYGFLAPSPELARTPDVWQTFDITLIGRRVTVVLNGKTVIDNQEIPGITGGAVDSHEGMPGPIYLQGSEKGHVAFRNIVITPSQ from the coding sequence GTGAAATTGCAGAGGATCGGCTTCATCACAGTTACAGCCATTGCAATGATCTTTGCCGGCACCTTGATGCGTGCCCAGGCAGCGAGTTCCGGTAGCAGTTCGTCTTCAGCCGGGCCTTTTCTTGGACGGTGGGATCTTACCCTGAAGTCTCCAGATCGAGACTATCCTTCATGGCTGGAGATACGGCAGGAAGATGGCCAACTGAAGGCGCAGATGGTTGGCCGTTGGGGAAATGCAAGGCCCTTGCCCAAAGTTGAGGTGTCGGATGGCCAGCTTACCTTTGTTTCTCCAAAAGACGAAGAAGGCAGCAAGACAGACCTGGTATTTCAAGCTAGGCTGACAGGCAAAACGCTGACAGGCACAGTCAATGGTCCGGACGGGAAGACATGGCAATGGGTTGGGGTAAAGGCGCCTGCTCTTGTGAAAACAGGCGAACCGAAGTGGGGTAAGCCAATTCAGTTATTCAATGGAAAAGACCTGACCGGATGGAAGATGAGCGCCCCTGGTCCGCCTGTGTGGACAGCGAAGGATGGAAACCTTGTCAGCCCCGGAAACGGTCCCGAGCTGATCAGCGACACGAAGTTCCAGGACTTCAAGCTGCATCTTGAATTTAACTGCGGCAAGGATTCGAACAGCGGAGTCTATATCCGTGGCCGCTACGAGGTGCAGATTGAGACTGAGTCGGAAGCAGAGCCGCCAAGTCACCATACGGGAGGAGTCTATGGTTTTCTTGCTCCGTCCCCGGAACTGGCTCGCACGCCGGATGTTTGGCAGACGTTCGATATCACTCTGATTGGGCGCAGAGTCACGGTTGTTCTGAACGGCAAGACGGTCATCGATAACCAGGAGATCCCCGGTATTACAGGAGGCGCGGTGGACAGTCACGAAGGAATGCCCGGGCCGATCTACCTGCAAGGCAGCGAAAAGGGTCACGTCGCCTTTCGCAATATCGTGATTACGCCATCACAGTAA
- a CDS encoding Gfo/Idh/MocA family protein, giving the protein MNKALFSRRDFLQTTAGVAGASLISGSNFLSAEPIPSASQAVPASDRVRFGIIGVGMEGSGLLTTAVQLRGVECVAAADLYDGRHELAKEIVGKPIRTTRRYQELLDSKDIDAVIVAVPDHWHKQVVVDALAAGKDVYCEKPMSHNPADGVAMVAAAKKTDRIVQIGAQRTSSVLCAKAKELYEKGAIGELNLVEATYGRNDPNGAWEYPPPPDLSTENLDWNTWLGTAPKIPLDPKVFARWRCWKEYGTGVAGDLLVHLISGMQFVLGINEAPKRVSAFGGIYQWKDGRNMPDVHPVLFEYGGIPVYMRLTLACESTEVTRFQGHKGAIELREFSVTYIPQAGVDLSPSYYSASFPASMRNAYVKQWHEEHDPIPGQEPAPESITFNGNDYDDLKPHLWKFFEAVRSRKPVVQDAVFGHHAALACHLANESYFRKNPVCWDETSQTIKSLG; this is encoded by the coding sequence ATGAATAAGGCGCTCTTTTCGCGGCGCGATTTTTTGCAGACTACTGCCGGCGTCGCGGGTGCTTCTCTGATCTCCGGATCCAACTTCCTTAGTGCCGAGCCAATTCCTTCCGCATCGCAAGCGGTTCCTGCAAGTGATCGGGTTCGTTTTGGAATCATCGGCGTTGGGATGGAAGGCTCAGGACTGCTGACAACAGCCGTGCAGCTTCGCGGAGTGGAGTGCGTAGCCGCAGCCGATCTATACGACGGCCGCCACGAACTCGCAAAGGAGATCGTCGGTAAACCAATCCGGACGACCCGCCGTTATCAGGAACTGCTCGATTCAAAAGATATCGACGCGGTCATTGTGGCTGTTCCCGATCATTGGCACAAACAGGTAGTGGTTGATGCCCTGGCCGCAGGCAAGGATGTGTATTGTGAAAAGCCCATGTCCCACAATCCGGCGGATGGAGTGGCGATGGTCGCGGCTGCGAAGAAGACGGATCGAATTGTTCAGATAGGCGCGCAGCGCACGAGCTCAGTTCTTTGCGCGAAAGCGAAGGAACTCTATGAGAAGGGCGCGATAGGAGAGCTGAATCTGGTCGAAGCAACTTACGGGCGCAACGATCCCAATGGCGCCTGGGAATATCCTCCTCCACCGGACTTGTCGACCGAGAACCTGGATTGGAATACATGGCTGGGAACAGCGCCGAAGATACCTTTGGATCCAAAGGTCTTCGCACGCTGGCGCTGCTGGAAGGAGTACGGAACGGGGGTTGCCGGAGACCTGCTCGTTCATCTGATCAGCGGCATGCAGTTTGTCCTGGGCATCAATGAGGCTCCGAAGCGAGTGTCGGCATTTGGAGGCATTTATCAATGGAAGGACGGACGCAATATGCCGGACGTGCATCCCGTTCTCTTTGAATACGGCGGCATCCCTGTGTATATGCGGTTGACGCTCGCCTGTGAATCCACCGAAGTCACGCGCTTTCAGGGACACAAAGGTGCTATCGAACTCCGCGAGTTCAGTGTTACGTATATCCCGCAGGCTGGGGTCGATCTTTCTCCAAGTTACTACTCAGCATCGTTTCCAGCCAGCATGAGGAACGCCTACGTCAAGCAATGGCACGAGGAGCACGATCCCATACCTGGTCAGGAACCCGCACCGGAGTCGATCACTTTCAACGGAAACGACTATGACGACCTCAAGCCGCATCTCTGGAAGTTCTTCGAAGCGGTTCGGTCGCGCAAGCCGGTTGTGCAGGATGCAGTTTTCGGTCACCACGCAGCATTGGCTTGTCACCTTGCGAATGAGTCCTATTTCCGTAAGAATCCGGTGTGCTGGGATGAGACTTCTCAGACGATCAAATCGCTTGGATGA
- a CDS encoding beta-L-arabinofuranosidase domain-containing protein: MGIRLQGPAPISRRRFLKTGSLAAGAFAGRLSGRNAWGAETTIAPLAEFSYGDVLISSDLPESQLMNTHAVLMELSEDSLLKPFRQMSGMPAPGEDLGGWYQYNPDYDYRTGFDTGFAPACTFGQWVSALARVFAITGDQATRDKVLRLNQLYAQTITDDFYTKNRFPAYTYDKLLLGLLDSHTYVKDPAALSILEQTTNTALPHLPGHAVEHDVPWRTDKPKDDASWTWDESYTMPENLFLAYQRGAGRRYYDLGLQYLDDETWFDPLSRNENVLKGRHAYSYVNSLSSAMMAYLVAGSEKHLHAAKNAFAMLQEQSYATGGWGPDEALRAPDSNDVFDSLTNTHHSFETPCGSYAHFKLTRYLLRVTRDSRYGDSMERVMYNTVLGAKPLQSDGENFYYADYNFDGKRVYKQARWACCSGTLPQVAADYQINAYFRGPQAVYVNLYVPSTLRWAENGASLSITQESNYPYEDHVTFTVTSSMPTELTLHFRIPAWAEGSSISVNGFRKTGISVPGKFAAIRREWKTGDRIELELPLKMRLEMIDARHAETVALLQGPLVLMAVKQDQDGPLPKVTRAELLAAKRMSQREWRVDSASGPMTMLSFTSLGERPYTTYLKVS, translated from the coding sequence ATGGGAATCAGATTACAGGGACCAGCGCCAATTTCACGCAGACGATTTCTTAAGACAGGTTCTCTTGCGGCTGGAGCGTTCGCCGGCAGATTATCCGGCCGTAATGCCTGGGGAGCAGAGACGACAATCGCGCCTCTCGCCGAGTTTAGCTACGGCGACGTGTTGATTTCGAGCGACCTGCCCGAGTCGCAACTGATGAACACCCATGCGGTGTTAATGGAGCTGAGTGAAGACAGTCTACTGAAGCCATTCAGGCAGATGTCTGGAATGCCGGCACCCGGCGAGGATCTCGGTGGATGGTACCAATACAATCCCGATTATGACTATCGCACAGGTTTTGATACAGGGTTTGCGCCTGCGTGCACATTTGGACAATGGGTATCTGCGTTAGCTCGCGTCTTCGCCATTACTGGCGATCAGGCGACGCGAGACAAAGTACTGAGATTAAACCAGCTATACGCGCAAACTATCACCGACGATTTCTACACTAAGAATCGCTTTCCAGCGTACACCTACGACAAGCTGTTGCTAGGATTGCTCGATTCGCACACATACGTGAAGGATCCAGCAGCACTATCAATTCTAGAGCAAACAACGAATACAGCCTTGCCACACCTCCCTGGACATGCCGTAGAGCACGACGTCCCTTGGCGAACAGACAAGCCCAAGGACGATGCTTCATGGACATGGGACGAATCGTACACAATGCCGGAGAATCTCTTCCTGGCATACCAACGCGGCGCTGGGCGACGGTACTACGATCTCGGACTACAGTACCTTGATGACGAGACCTGGTTTGATCCGCTTTCGCGAAATGAAAACGTGCTGAAGGGCAGGCATGCGTATAGTTATGTGAACTCGCTAAGCTCGGCAATGATGGCTTACCTGGTTGCGGGAAGCGAAAAGCATCTGCACGCGGCGAAGAATGCTTTTGCGATGTTGCAGGAGCAGAGCTACGCAACAGGTGGGTGGGGGCCGGATGAGGCATTGCGTGCGCCTGACAGCAACGATGTATTCGACAGCTTGACGAACACCCACCACAGCTTTGAGACTCCCTGCGGTTCGTACGCCCACTTCAAGCTCACGCGGTATCTGTTGCGGGTAACCCGCGACTCTCGCTACGGCGACAGCATGGAGCGTGTGATGTACAACACCGTGTTAGGAGCGAAACCTTTGCAGAGTGATGGTGAGAACTTTTACTATGCCGACTACAACTTTGATGGGAAGCGCGTCTATAAGCAGGCTCGCTGGGCATGCTGCTCGGGCACGCTGCCGCAGGTGGCAGCAGATTACCAAATCAACGCCTATTTCCGCGGCCCCCAAGCTGTATATGTGAATCTTTATGTGCCTTCGACGCTGCGATGGGCCGAAAATGGGGCTAGTCTCTCAATCACGCAAGAGAGCAACTACCCGTATGAGGATCATGTAACTTTTACGGTTACAAGCTCAATGCCGACAGAATTAACGCTACACTTCCGCATTCCTGCATGGGCGGAGGGCTCGTCGATTTCAGTGAATGGGTTCAGGAAAACCGGGATCTCAGTTCCCGGAAAATTCGCAGCAATACGCCGCGAGTGGAAGACTGGTGACCGCATTGAGCTTGAACTCCCGCTGAAAATGCGATTGGAGATGATTGATGCGCGGCACGCTGAAACGGTAGCTCTGCTACAAGGACCGCTGGTGCTGATGGCTGTGAAGCAGGATCAGGACGGGCCATTGCCCAAGGTGACACGCGCAGAATTGCTCGCGGCCAAACGCATGAGCCAACGTGAGTGGCGGGTGGATTCGGCAAGTGGCCCAATGACGATGCTGTCCTTTACGTCATTAGGTGAGCGGCCCTATACGACATATTTGAAGGTAAGTTGA